A window from Desulfovibrio subterraneus encodes these proteins:
- a CDS encoding outer membrane homotrimeric porin: protein MKRVITLMLALAMVFGAVATSSATDFKAKGTFQMGYEWTDNANFNDSEADGQSEDDFVAAQRFRTQIDMVASENLSGVVFFEINNVWGRGSNTAGRTTGGQIGTDGVNVQTRRAYIDWTVPNTALDIRMGLQGLALPGAVAGSPILDNDVAAVVASYKFNDMFSMTGFWARPYDTSANNEDTANAQDEMDMFGLIGGIKLDGMEFTPYAVYSAIGKDVADVDFQSLSGVAGVAADDNARAYWLGMGYSLDMFDPIVFSMDAVYGAVDAGDAKTGDEDALDRSGWTIIGKLSYKMDMVTPGVIGWYASGEDDDLDNGSERMPFIDGAFGPTSFGFDGAAVGFATYDVLGTSNVGTWAAGLLLEDIKVIDSLTSQIRVVYVQGTNDADILKVASIDPVGEVSGDGYFLTDEDSAWEINFDHKYDIYENLALFVEMGYINLDLDEDTWGLTGNQKYDEDAYKLGFYFQYTF, encoded by the coding sequence ATGAAAAGAGTTATCACTCTGATGCTCGCACTTGCCATGGTATTCGGCGCTGTTGCCACCAGCTCCGCTACCGATTTCAAGGCAAAGGGCACCTTCCAGATGGGTTACGAATGGACCGACAACGCCAACTTCAACGATTCTGAAGCTGACGGCCAGTCCGAAGACGATTTCGTTGCAGCACAGCGTTTCCGCACCCAGATCGACATGGTTGCCAGCGAAAACCTTTCCGGTGTTGTATTCTTCGAAATCAACAACGTTTGGGGCCGCGGCTCCAACACCGCTGGTAGAACCACCGGTGGCCAGATCGGCACTGACGGCGTGAACGTTCAGACCCGTCGTGCTTACATCGACTGGACTGTTCCGAACACCGCTCTTGACATCCGCATGGGTCTCCAGGGTCTGGCCCTGCCCGGCGCTGTTGCCGGTTCCCCCATCCTGGATAACGACGTAGCCGCTGTTGTTGCTTCCTACAAGTTCAACGACATGTTCTCCATGACCGGTTTCTGGGCACGCCCCTACGACACCTCTGCGAACAACGAAGACACCGCAAACGCTCAGGACGAAATGGATATGTTCGGCCTGATCGGTGGCATCAAGCTGGACGGCATGGAGTTCACTCCCTATGCTGTGTACAGCGCCATCGGCAAGGACGTTGCTGACGTTGACTTCCAGTCCCTCTCCGGCGTAGCCGGCGTTGCTGCTGATGACAATGCCCGCGCTTACTGGCTGGGCATGGGCTACAGCCTCGACATGTTCGACCCCATCGTATTCTCCATGGACGCAGTGTACGGCGCAGTTGACGCTGGCGATGCAAAGACCGGCGACGAAGACGCTCTGGACCGTTCCGGCTGGACCATCATCGGCAAGCTGTCCTACAAGATGGACATGGTTACCCCCGGCGTTATCGGCTGGTACGCTTCCGGTGAAGACGACGATCTGGACAACGGTTCCGAACGTATGCCTTTCATCGACGGCGCCTTCGGCCCCACCTCCTTCGGCTTTGACGGCGCAGCTGTTGGCTTCGCCACCTACGACGTGCTCGGCACCTCTAACGTAGGTACCTGGGCCGCTGGTCTGCTGCTCGAAGACATCAAGGTTATCGACAGCCTGACCTCTCAGATCCGCGTTGTATACGTACAGGGTACCAACGACGCTGACATCCTCAAGGTTGCTTCCATTGACCCCGTTGGCGAAGTTTCCGGTGACGGCTACTTCCTGACCGACGAAGACAGCGCTTGGGAAATCAACTTCGACCACAAGTACGACATCTATGAGAACCTGGCTCTCTTCGTAGAAATGGGTTACATCAACCTGGACCTCGACGAAGACACCTGGGGCCTCACCG
- the gatC gene encoding Asp-tRNA(Asn)/Glu-tRNA(Gln) amidotransferase subunit GatC, whose product MKISPERVAEIAKLARLELDEDKLSLFAGQFESILNYMETLNELDTSDVEPLYSPVMHSTVLRDDVAAKTAERDAVLSNAPQTDGQFFVVPKIV is encoded by the coding sequence ATGAAAATATCGCCTGAGCGCGTAGCAGAAATCGCCAAACTGGCGCGCCTTGAACTGGACGAGGACAAGCTGTCACTGTTTGCCGGTCAGTTCGAATCCATTCTCAACTACATGGAAACGCTCAACGAGCTGGACACCAGCGACGTTGAGCCGCTCTACAGCCCCGTGATGCACAGCACGGTCCTGCGTGACGACGTTGCGGCCAAGACAGCCGAACGGGATGCCGTTCTTTCCAACGCACCCCAGACCGACGGGCAGTTCTTTGTCGTGCCCAAGATCGTCTAA
- the gatA gene encoding Asp-tRNA(Asn)/Glu-tRNA(Gln) amidotransferase subunit GatA has protein sequence MSDLYTKSLSEIRTRLLAREVSAEEAVSSCLARIDATEPKIQALLNLQREEALATAKAMDAAGPDADKPLWGVPVTVKDVLCTKDVTTTCGSKILGNFKPFYDAYAVRKLKEAGAVIIGKTNMDEFAMGSSTENSAFHPTRNPWDLSRVPGGSSGGSAASVAASQAFGSLGTDTGGSIRQPASLCGCVGMKPTYGRVSRYGMVAYGSSLDQIGPMTRTVEDNARMLQVIAGHDPKDSTCSERAVPDYLAALGRDSLKGVRIGLPAEFWGKGLDPEVEAACASALNQLKDLGAEPVEVSLPHSPYAIAVYYIVAMAEASSNLARFDGVRYGYRDADADELLDIYVKSRSKGFGDEVQRRIMLGTYVLSSGYYDAYYRKAAQVRRRIREDYEKALSQCDVLCGPASPVSAWKVGELTDDPLKMYLMDIYTISLNLAGLPGLSLPVGLGKDSGMPLGLQLLGKAFDEATIYSVAHALEKVTPSIGTPAGL, from the coding sequence ATGTCTGACCTGTATACCAAATCACTTTCCGAGATCCGCACCCGTCTTCTTGCCCGCGAGGTATCCGCGGAAGAAGCCGTGTCCTCGTGCCTTGCACGCATTGACGCGACCGAGCCCAAGATTCAGGCCCTGCTCAACCTGCAGCGCGAAGAAGCCCTTGCCACGGCAAAGGCCATGGACGCAGCCGGCCCCGATGCAGACAAGCCTCTCTGGGGCGTTCCCGTTACCGTGAAGGACGTGTTGTGCACCAAAGACGTGACCACGACCTGCGGATCGAAAATTCTGGGCAACTTCAAGCCGTTCTATGATGCCTATGCCGTACGCAAGCTCAAGGAAGCAGGCGCTGTCATCATCGGCAAGACCAACATGGACGAATTCGCCATGGGGTCTTCCACCGAAAATTCCGCCTTCCACCCCACCCGCAATCCGTGGGATCTTTCCCGCGTGCCGGGCGGTTCTTCCGGCGGTTCCGCAGCATCCGTGGCTGCTTCGCAGGCTTTCGGCTCGCTGGGTACGGATACCGGCGGCTCCATCCGCCAGCCCGCTTCCCTGTGCGGCTGCGTGGGCATGAAGCCCACCTACGGCCGCGTTTCCCGCTACGGCATGGTCGCCTACGGTTCCTCGCTGGATCAGATAGGCCCCATGACCCGCACTGTGGAAGACAACGCCCGCATGCTGCAGGTAATCGCCGGCCATGATCCCAAGGATTCCACCTGTTCCGAACGTGCCGTGCCCGATTATCTGGCAGCGCTCGGCCGCGACAGCCTGAAGGGTGTCCGCATCGGCCTGCCCGCAGAATTCTGGGGCAAGGGGCTTGATCCGGAAGTTGAGGCCGCCTGCGCCTCTGCCCTGAACCAGCTCAAGGACCTCGGTGCCGAACCGGTGGAAGTTTCCCTGCCGCATTCTCCCTACGCCATTGCGGTGTACTACATCGTGGCCATGGCTGAAGCCAGCTCCAACCTCGCCCGCTTCGACGGCGTGCGCTACGGCTACCGCGATGCCGATGCCGACGAACTGCTCGACATCTACGTGAAATCCCGCAGCAAGGGCTTTGGCGATGAAGTGCAGCGCCGCATCATGCTCGGCACCTACGTGCTTTCTTCCGGCTATTACGATGCTTACTACCGCAAGGCCGCTCAGGTACGCCGCCGCATCCGCGAAGACTACGAAAAGGCACTCAGCCAGTGCGACGTGCTCTGCGGACCTGCATCCCCGGTTTCCGCTTGGAAGGTGGGTGAACTTACGGATGATCCGCTGAAGATGTACCTCATGGACATCTACACCATCTCGCTGAACCTTGCGGGGCTGCCCGGCCTGTCGCTGCCGGTGGGACTCGGCAAGGACAGCGGAATGCCCTTGGGCCTGCAGCTTCTGGGCAAGGCCTTTGACGAGGCGACCATCTACTCCGTTGCGCACGCACTGGAAAAGGTCACCCCGTCCATCGGCACCCCCGCCGGACTGTAA
- the uvrC gene encoding excinuclease ABC subunit UvrC produces MESPALHTIPLTPGVYLFKDGDGRIIYVGKAKVLRKRLASYFRPDKALTPKTRAMVRMAASVDTLSTTSEKEALLLEASLIKKHRPRYNIVLRDDKQYILFKLSKRHEWPRLTLTRKVVRDGSAYFGPYTSAQAARDTWKAIQRAFLLRRCSDTAFKNRVRPCLYHHMGQCLGPCCLPVDNVQYRAMVGKVELLLNGRSSELLELLQQQMLDASEALEFEKAAELRDQVASIRRTVEKQAAVLGTERDMDVLGVAETSKGLALGILFVRGGVLLDGRNFFWNGLGLEEAPEMVLSFLGQYYGPQSVVPQRIVIPWALDAHDDEGHGVVSPEQVATNVESQYVGASATESPLAGIGAGVPADPENDRTDAPILPAGLAAGVSSEFVGAEDIAEEDNPLAALAEALGELRGGIVRIGPPRNEAENRLVTMAQTNAAEEVRSSASRSVEDILAAKLGMAEPPHRIEAVDVSHTGGKDTRVGVVVFEGGKAAKDQYRTYAFADEDAGGDDYGVLAAWMKRRLESGPPWPDLLLVDGGRGQLGAVMSVLEEQGSADLFAVASIAKARVEEGTRADRRKGGVADSIFLPGRVNPVAMKAGSPELLFLQLIRDSVHDYSIRRHRKARAGTALAGELQRIEGIGPSLAKVLWEHFSSIREMADASEAELAALPGIGPAKAKRIRSGLAAMRTRKK; encoded by the coding sequence ATGGAATCACCTGCACTGCACACAATACCGCTTACCCCTGGCGTCTACCTGTTCAAGGACGGGGACGGACGTATAATATATGTAGGCAAGGCCAAGGTTCTGCGAAAGCGGCTTGCCTCCTATTTCCGACCTGACAAGGCGCTCACGCCGAAGACACGGGCCATGGTCCGCATGGCGGCGAGTGTTGATACGCTTTCCACCACATCGGAAAAAGAAGCCCTGTTGCTGGAAGCGAGCCTGATCAAGAAGCATCGCCCCCGTTACAACATCGTGCTGCGCGACGATAAGCAGTACATTCTCTTCAAACTCAGCAAGCGCCACGAATGGCCGCGATTAACCCTGACCCGCAAGGTTGTGCGCGATGGTTCAGCCTATTTCGGGCCGTATACCTCGGCTCAGGCTGCCCGTGATACATGGAAGGCCATTCAGCGTGCGTTCCTGCTTCGGCGCTGTTCCGATACGGCATTCAAGAACAGGGTGCGCCCCTGCCTCTACCATCATATGGGGCAATGTCTCGGCCCTTGCTGCCTTCCGGTGGATAATGTGCAATACAGGGCCATGGTGGGAAAGGTGGAACTGCTTTTGAACGGGCGGTCCTCTGAACTGCTTGAACTTTTGCAGCAGCAGATGCTGGATGCCTCCGAAGCGTTGGAGTTCGAGAAGGCCGCAGAGCTGCGGGATCAGGTTGCCTCCATACGGCGCACCGTGGAAAAACAGGCTGCAGTGCTCGGAACCGAACGGGATATGGACGTGCTCGGTGTGGCGGAAACCTCCAAGGGGCTGGCGCTTGGCATTCTGTTTGTCCGTGGTGGCGTGCTGCTCGACGGCCGCAACTTCTTCTGGAATGGTCTCGGGCTGGAAGAGGCGCCGGAGATGGTTCTCAGCTTTCTGGGGCAGTATTACGGGCCGCAGAGTGTGGTACCGCAGCGTATTGTCATCCCGTGGGCTCTTGATGCCCATGATGATGAAGGCCATGGTGTTGTGTCTCCCGAACAGGTAGCCACGAATGTGGAATCACAGTATGTCGGTGCATCTGCAACAGAAAGCCCCCTTGCCGGAATAGGGGCAGGGGTACCCGCAGACCCGGAAAATGACAGAACCGACGCCCCAATTCTCCCTGCCGGTCTTGCAGCAGGTGTTAGTTCTGAATTCGTCGGAGCGGAGGACATAGCGGAAGAAGATAACCCCCTTGCCGCGCTGGCAGAAGCGCTGGGAGAATTGCGTGGGGGAATTGTCCGCATAGGGCCGCCCCGGAACGAGGCAGAGAACCGTCTTGTAACCATGGCCCAGACCAACGCGGCCGAAGAAGTCAGGTCCTCTGCTTCCCGCAGTGTGGAAGACATCCTTGCGGCAAAGCTGGGCATGGCCGAACCGCCTCATCGCATAGAGGCTGTGGATGTGTCGCATACCGGGGGCAAGGATACGCGGGTGGGCGTGGTTGTCTTCGAAGGTGGCAAGGCTGCCAAAGATCAGTACCGGACCTATGCCTTTGCGGACGAGGACGCCGGTGGTGATGACTATGGAGTGCTTGCCGCGTGGATGAAGCGACGGCTTGAATCCGGTCCGCCCTGGCCGGACCTGCTCCTTGTGGATGGCGGGCGCGGTCAGCTTGGTGCGGTCATGTCCGTGCTGGAAGAGCAGGGAAGCGCCGATCTTTTTGCCGTGGCGTCCATCGCCAAGGCGCGTGTGGAAGAAGGGACCCGTGCAGACAGGCGCAAGGGCGGCGTGGCGGATTCCATTTTTCTTCCGGGCAGGGTGAATCCTGTTGCCATGAAGGCCGGTTCGCCGGAACTGCTGTTTTTGCAGCTGATCCGTGATTCCGTGCACGACTATTCCATCCGGCGGCACAGAAAGGCCCGCGCAGGAACAGCTCTGGCCGGAGAACTGCAACGCATAGAGGGCATAGGCCCTTCGCTGGCCAAAGTTCTGTGGGAGCATTTTTCATCGATACGTGAAATGGCCGATGCCTCGGAAGCGGAACTTGCAGCGCTGCCCGGCATTGGCCCTGCCAAGGCTAAACGAATCCGGTCGGGTCTTGCTGCCATGCGGACCAGGAAAAAATGA
- a CDS encoding sigma-54-dependent transcriptional regulator codes for MARILIIEDDALFREMLLSAMQLDGHEAQGAGSMAHGRDALERQRFDLVLLDVGLPDGNGLRFIPEISAAEGAPEIIIITGDGHADGAELAITSGALDYISKPTSLASVREAVQRALAYRKGACQLTEPERFGIVGNSVSMQRCFRLLSEAASSEAPVLITGETGTGKELFARAVHRNSQRVAGPFIAVDCGAIAKTLTESELFGHARGAFTGADRPRDGLVMQAHGGTLFLDEVGELAMPQQRAFLRVLEEQRFRPVGGGREVHSDFRLVAATNRVLPAMVHKGTFREDLLFRLQAMHIHLPPLRERMDDLSELVRHFADKACQRYGFPRKQLNNAFLGELLAYPWPGNVRELLHVTDQSVIRGRFSPELLPEHLPSSVRVAVARSRVAGGPDESVKRWSEKYYQLGEESPFRDVHDAPDAVSLPCGVPNEGETLGEWKAFRDQVLDAAERTYLLRLLGQTGGDVSRASRIAGVSRQRLYTMLRKHGISRTWRMDSENV; via the coding sequence ATGGCCCGTATTCTTATCATAGAAGATGACGCCCTCTTCAGGGAGATGCTCCTTTCCGCCATGCAGTTGGACGGCCATGAAGCGCAGGGGGCGGGCTCCATGGCGCATGGACGAGATGCTCTCGAAAGACAGCGGTTCGATCTGGTCCTGCTGGATGTGGGCCTGCCGGATGGTAACGGCCTCAGGTTTATTCCTGAAATCTCTGCCGCCGAAGGAGCGCCGGAGATTATCATCATTACCGGCGACGGGCATGCGGACGGTGCGGAACTGGCCATTACCAGCGGCGCACTCGACTACATCAGCAAGCCGACCTCCCTTGCCTCGGTGAGGGAAGCCGTGCAACGCGCTCTGGCTTATCGTAAAGGAGCCTGCCAGCTTACGGAACCCGAACGATTCGGCATTGTGGGCAACAGTGTTTCCATGCAGCGTTGTTTCAGGCTGCTGTCCGAAGCGGCTTCAAGTGAAGCGCCTGTTCTTATTACCGGCGAAACCGGGACAGGTAAGGAACTCTTTGCCCGCGCCGTACACCGCAACAGCCAGCGGGTTGCCGGTCCCTTTATTGCTGTGGACTGCGGGGCCATTGCAAAAACGCTCACTGAGAGCGAGCTTTTCGGGCATGCTCGCGGTGCCTTTACAGGCGCCGACCGCCCCCGCGACGGGCTGGTCATGCAGGCACACGGCGGAACGCTTTTCCTTGATGAAGTTGGTGAGCTGGCCATGCCGCAGCAACGGGCTTTCCTGCGTGTGCTGGAAGAACAGCGCTTCAGGCCGGTGGGCGGAGGGCGCGAAGTGCATAGCGATTTTCGTCTGGTTGCCGCGACCAACAGGGTTCTTCCTGCCATGGTGCATAAGGGGACATTCAGGGAAGACCTGCTGTTCCGCCTGCAGGCCATGCATATCCATCTGCCTCCACTACGAGAGCGGATGGATGATCTTTCAGAACTGGTGCGGCATTTTGCGGACAAGGCGTGTCAACGGTATGGTTTTCCGCGGAAGCAGCTCAACAATGCCTTTCTCGGCGAGTTGCTCGCCTATCCGTGGCCGGGCAATGTGCGCGAATTGCTGCATGTTACCGACCAGAGCGTCATTCGCGGGCGTTTTTCCCCTGAACTGCTGCCGGAACATCTGCCGAGCAGTGTGCGTGTAGCCGTGGCACGGTCCCGTGTGGCCGGGGGGCCGGACGAATCCGTTAAAAGATGGTCGGAAAAATACTATCAACTCGGCGAGGAGTCTCCGTTCCGCGACGTGCATGATGCGCCGGATGCCGTTTCCTTACCCTGCGGCGTGCCGAATGAGGGGGAGACACTTGGTGAATGGAAAGCGTTTCGGGATCAGGTGCTGGATGCGGCAGAGCGCACCTATCTTCTCAGACTTCTGGGGCAGACGGGGGGAGATGTCTCCCGAGCCAGCAGGATTGCCGGTGTCTCCCGCCAGAGGCTGTATACCATGCTCCGCAAGCACGGTATAAGCAGGACCTGGCGCATGGATTCAGAGAATGTATGA
- a CDS encoding sensor histidine kinase, producing the protein MLEQAEPPRQLRADMLRFARGLTHEFNNTLASIQGFAEIAASLAADDSPMQSRALQNILRGCEHAEAAIRTARIMAGRVECRLVPLYLVQTVQVWLDERRDTLPERVRVSLIVGDTSGEDVAAQSSCQSGHHALLQVPGDSQLLGLALDALWDNALHALSDGGEIVVNVSSRDDGAVVALEVLDTGSGMTADVLAACADPYFTTRESEGAKGLGLSLARGIAWLHNGNFFVESSPEKGTMVRLLLPRSDRTAGSEIATYRVDAGIR; encoded by the coding sequence ATGCTTGAGCAGGCTGAACCGCCCCGGCAACTGCGGGCAGATATGCTGCGGTTTGCCCGCGGGTTGACACACGAATTCAACAACACCCTCGCATCCATTCAGGGATTTGCCGAGATAGCGGCTTCCCTGGCTGCGGACGATTCCCCCATGCAATCCCGCGCTTTGCAGAATATTCTTCGCGGATGCGAGCATGCCGAGGCTGCCATCCGCACTGCTCGGATCATGGCAGGACGGGTCGAATGCAGACTGGTGCCGCTCTATTTGGTGCAGACTGTGCAGGTATGGCTGGATGAACGAAGGGACACCCTGCCGGAACGTGTGAGGGTTTCCTTGATTGTGGGAGATACGTCGGGAGAAGACGTCGCCGCCCAAAGCTCCTGCCAGTCTGGGCATCACGCTCTCCTGCAAGTGCCTGGTGACAGCCAATTGCTGGGGCTGGCATTGGACGCTCTGTGGGATAATGCCCTGCATGCGTTGTCTGACGGCGGAGAGATTGTAGTGAATGTCTCGAGCCGTGATGACGGAGCCGTGGTTGCGCTGGAAGTTCTTGATACCGGCTCAGGTATGACCGCTGACGTCCTTGCAGCCTGTGCAGACCCCTATTTTACCACACGTGAATCAGAAGGGGCAAAGGGACTTGGGCTGTCTTTGGCGCGGGGAATCGCTTGGCTGCATAATGGGAATTTTTTTGTGGAGTCATCGCCGGAAAAGGGAACGATGGTCCGCCTGCTGTTGCCCCGGTCCGACAGGACAGCAGGGTCTGAAATTGCTACTTACAGGGTAGATGCAGGGATAAGGTAA
- the mnmA gene encoding tRNA 2-thiouridine(34) synthase MnmA — translation MTIAVAISGGTDSMFALLSLKEQGHNVIALHAHFLPRSEEREQALAAMCEQLDVPFHAVDLHDEFERCVVLPFLDEYAKARTPNPCALCNARMKFGALWREAEKLGATHIATGHYAVLHEHPAYGRILSRGQDATKDQSYFLSLVSPAALARAVFPLGTWTKEAVKANLAQRGLIPPYPSESQEICFVPDDDYRAFLRSRPVALHGKGPMVTTDGERVGTHEGLWQYTEGQRKGLGIAWKAPLYVVGKNARTNTLVVGEKETLASAGCAVTDLNLLVPYEKWPSELLVRIRYRQQPLPATVTMQTGPESVRTMTVHFDTPRTPPAAGQICCVYDTEQNVLAGGIIDRAL, via the coding sequence ATGACCATTGCGGTAGCCATAAGCGGCGGCACTGATTCCATGTTCGCCCTGCTTTCCCTGAAAGAACAGGGTCATAACGTCATTGCCCTGCATGCGCACTTCCTGCCCCGCAGCGAGGAACGCGAGCAGGCACTTGCCGCCATGTGTGAACAGCTTGATGTTCCCTTCCACGCCGTGGACCTGCACGACGAGTTTGAACGGTGCGTGGTGCTCCCCTTTCTGGATGAATATGCCAAGGCGCGTACCCCCAACCCCTGCGCGCTCTGCAACGCCCGCATGAAATTCGGCGCACTGTGGCGCGAAGCGGAAAAACTGGGGGCCACGCACATCGCCACCGGTCATTATGCCGTGCTGCATGAGCACCCCGCATACGGGCGCATACTTTCACGAGGACAGGATGCCACAAAGGACCAGAGCTACTTCCTGTCGCTGGTTTCGCCTGCCGCACTGGCTCGGGCAGTCTTCCCTCTCGGCACATGGACCAAGGAAGCGGTAAAGGCGAATCTGGCGCAACGGGGACTCATCCCCCCCTACCCCAGTGAAAGTCAGGAAATCTGCTTTGTGCCGGATGACGACTACCGAGCCTTTCTGCGCAGTAGGCCGGTAGCCCTGCACGGCAAAGGCCCCATGGTCACGACGGATGGCGAACGGGTGGGAACCCACGAAGGGCTGTGGCAATACACGGAAGGACAACGCAAAGGGCTGGGCATTGCATGGAAAGCCCCGCTCTACGTAGTGGGCAAGAACGCCCGGACAAACACGCTGGTTGTCGGAGAAAAAGAAACACTGGCATCAGCCGGATGTGCGGTGACAGACCTCAACCTGCTGGTGCCATATGAGAAGTGGCCGTCCGAACTGCTTGTACGCATCCGATACCGGCAACAGCCGCTCCCGGCGACCGTGACCATGCAAACCGGTCCCGAATCTGTGCGCACCATGACCGTGCATTTCGACACGCCACGCACGCCCCCGGCCGCAGGGCAGATATGCTGCGTCTACGATACGGAACAGAATGTTCTTGCAGGTGGTATCATCGACCGTGCGTTGTAG
- a CDS encoding phage regulatory CII family protein: MLNDLSRIVHHVVLNSHVPAKALAKEVGKSYSTLLREVNPYDTGAKLGVETLMEIMRQTGNVDPLIYMARQFGYDLVPAPGSAGFRRRENMETAPQEQAAVGA, translated from the coding sequence ATGCTTAATGATTTATCTCGCATTGTTCATCACGTTGTGCTGAATAGCCATGTTCCTGCCAAGGCGTTGGCAAAAGAAGTGGGGAAGTCGTATTCCACGCTGTTGAGGGAAGTAAATCCATACGATACGGGCGCCAAGCTCGGTGTGGAAACGCTTATGGAAATCATGAGGCAGACCGGCAACGTCGATCCCCTCATCTACATGGCAAGGCAGTTCGGCTATGATCTGGTTCCGGCTCCCGGCAGTGCCGGGTTCCGCAGGCGTGAAAACATGGAGACTGCTCCGCAGGAACAGGCTGCCGTAGGAGCCTGA
- a CDS encoding response regulator — protein MGGTFNIALAPNRVVVMEDDALVRELLQVVLKKGGYQVVLAGNGIEGMQAMRNHGADLVITDLFMPEQDGLQTIMQLRKEFPAVRIVAMTSGAAYLSLSNARETATLLGADGFLEKPLNQTMLLDMMEDLLGTPRTA, from the coding sequence ATGGGGGGCACATTCAACATTGCTTTGGCACCCAATCGTGTGGTTGTCATGGAAGACGACGCACTCGTGCGCGAGTTGCTGCAGGTCGTTCTGAAGAAAGGCGGGTATCAGGTGGTGCTCGCCGGAAATGGTATCGAGGGGATGCAGGCCATGCGCAACCATGGCGCTGATCTGGTAATCACCGATCTGTTCATGCCCGAGCAGGATGGTTTGCAGACCATTATGCAGCTGCGTAAGGAGTTTCCGGCGGTGCGCATTGTGGCCATGACTTCGGGAGCAGCTTACCTGAGCCTGTCTAATGCTCGTGAGACAGCGACATTGCTTGGTGCGGACGGTTTTCTTGAAAAGCCCCTGAATCAGACCATGTTGCTGGATATGATGGAAGATTTGCTGGGTACACCAAGAACGGCGTGA